ACGACGGCGCTCACCACCGTTCTCCACCGCTTTCTCTCGCACCCTACAACGACGTGAGCGACAGCAGCGGCACCATCGCACCCACGCCCGTGGCCATCCCGCCGACGAGTTCGCGTTTGCCGTCGCCGGCGAGTTCCTCGCCCAGTTCGAGCGCCTCGGGGATGAACTCCGTGAGCACGAGGTAGGTCATCGCGCCGGCGGCGAAGCCGAAGCCGATGGGGAGGAACTGCCGGGCGACGGTGACGAAGTAGAACGCGATCACCGCGCCCAGCGGTTGCGGGAGGCTGGAGAACACCGCCCACCACACCATCTTCGGCGGCGACACGGCCAGGTTCCGGAGCGGGATGGACACCGCCACGCCCTCGGGGACGTTGTGGATGGAGATGGCGACGGTCATGAACACCGCCAGCAGCGGGACGGCGGTGCCGAACAGCACCAGTCCCCCGACCGTGTCGAACCCCAACTCCGCGAACGAGACGCCGACGGCGACGCCCTCGGGGAAGCTGTGGACCGTGAGCACGCCGAGGATGAGCAGGAGCTTCTTGAAGTCCGCCTCCTCGTACTTCTTCGGGCTCACCTCCGCGCCCTCGATCACCTCGTGGGCGACGACGACGAGCAACACGCCCGCGACGACGCCGATACCCAACTCCAGCGGT
The DNA window shown above is from Halobaculum marinum and carries:
- a CDS encoding ZIP family metal transporter, whose protein sequence is MTDLGAYTFVFVAGLITTLATGLGALPFFFLDDISDRWNVVLWGLASGIMLGASLFGLVGEGLVYGTPLELGIGVVAGVLLVVVAHEVIEGAEVSPKKYEEADFKKLLLILGVLTVHSFPEGVAVGVSFAELGFDTVGGLVLFGTAVPLLAVFMTVAISIHNVPEGVAVSIPLRNLAVSPPKMVWWAVFSSLPQPLGAVIAFYFVTVARQFLPIGFGFAAGAMTYLVLTEFIPEALELGEELAGDGKRELVGGMATGVGAMVPLLSLTSL